Proteins found in one Gadus macrocephalus chromosome 23, ASM3116895v1 genomic segment:
- the rdh12l gene encoding retinol dehydrogenase 12, like, translating to MQKFRNLFRPWTSTARLEDKTVVITGANTGIGKETALDLAKRGARIIMACRDAERGEAAVKEVVDGSQNTNVVYMKLDLSDTKSIREFAEAVNQGESKLNILINNAGIMAIPYGKTADGFEMQIGVNHFGHFLLTHLLIDLIKRSAPARIINVSSMAHAWGAMNFDDLNSEKSYEKKAAYQQSKLANVLFTRSLAKKLEGTGVMAYSLHPGVVQTELWRHLNGPQQTIMKIVSPFTKTCVQGAQTSIYCAVEPALEDQSGGYYSDCALASSSAEGQSEESAKRLWEMSCQLLSVSWD from the exons ATGCAAAAATTCAG AAACCTCTTCCGACCCTGGACCTCCACCGCGAGGCTGGAGGACAAGACGGTGGTCATCACGGGGGCCAACACCGGCATAGGCAAGGAGACAGCCCTCGACCTGGCCAAGAGAG GTGCCCGGATCATCATGGCATGCAGGGACGCAGAGAGGGGCGAGGCGGCCGTGAAGGAGGTGGTGGACGGCTCCCAGAACACCAACGTGGTGTACATGAAACTGGATCTATCGGACACCAAGTCGATCAGAGAGTTCGCCGAAGCCGTCAACCAAG GCGAGTCCAAGCTCAACATCCTCATCAACAACGCTGGCATCATGGCCATTCCATACGGAAAGACAGCGGACGGATTTGAAATGCAAATCGGAGTCAACCACTTTG GTCACTTCCTGTTGACCCACCTGCTGATCGACCTGATCAAGCGCTCAGCGCCTGCCCGGATCATCAACGTGTCGTCCATGGCCCACGCCTGGGGAGCCATGAACTTTGACGACCTGAACAGTGAGAAGAGCTACGAAAAAAAGGCCGCCTACCAACAGAGCAAGCTGGCCAACGTCCTGTTCACGCGCTCGCTGGCCAAGAAGCTAGAAG GGACCGGAGTGATGGCCTACTCGCTACACCCAGGGGTGGTGCAGACGGAGCTGTGGCGCCACCTGAACGGGCCCCAGCAGACCATCATGAAGATAGTGAGCCCCTTCACCAAGACCTGCGTCCAGGGGGCCCAGACCTCCATCTACTGCGCCGTGGAGCCGGCCCTGGAGGACCAGAGCGGTGGATACTACAG TGACTGTGCCCTGGCTAGCAGCTCCGCCGAGGGGCAGAGCGAGGAGTCGGCCAAGAGGCTGTGGGAGATGAGCTGCCAGCTGCTCTCCGTGTCCTGGGACTGA
- the LOC132452256 gene encoding phenolphthiocerol/phthiocerol polyketide synthase subunit C-like codes for MEEDGIAVVGIGCNFPGGEGLENFWKVLLEGRNCSVPIPKERFDVADWYDKDDNKAGKSRAAKAALIEGFNEFDHKLFGISDSEVEQMDPQQKQLLQCVYRALENAGLPMEKASGSRTGVFFGLMNRDYEQSAAHMHPSVINHWTGTGLAMSIAANRVSYIFNLTGPSLSIDCACSSSLVALHLACQAIKQGDCEMALCGGVSCIFEPRVFVALSKAKMISPEGTSKAFSRRADGYGRGEGCGVVLLKPLKQALADHDNIWGIISKTAVNQDGRSVTPITKPSMSQQEELLRRIYSQSDLAMVQYIEAHGTGTPAGDPTEAGSISNAIAKAKPSGSEKLRIGSVKSNIGHTESAAGVAGLIKVLLMMKHETIVPSVFYSEDSGSVDAAALNIKIPTEPETWKSSGVRLAGVNNFGFGGTNAHAIVKQHTKLHSTKTCKAMMVSKYFVMSANSLKSLSWMIEDTLEQISAQSEIDLECLVYTSACRRSHMKHKYRKALLTSSLEDLKDQLQSTLTKKTSPSYSDPRLVFVFCGNGVTYHGMCRQLLEHETVFRDKIQEIGEYFLTFSNKTLDIMDYLESEVESRDFSKPDVVQPLLFAIQVGIFTLLRHWGVKPDAVLGHSVGEVAAAHCSGLLSLSEAAKVIYTRSTYQCRVTGGKMLVISNMEVSGVEDILQPYANKVCIAAFNSLQSCALSGDAGAIVSIHDELKASANGQNLFLRILDVPAAYHSYMMDPILSELSESIGSLGVNKLETELFSTVTGKEMAHPDFSTGEYWARNIRDPVYFHHAVSSAAKGKKNVVCVEIGPRRALQRNIQETLGNTTSVLASVLPEKDHETMLSVPSKLFEVGVHVDWDQHYRGCETTPLPFPRYKFDCSERDVIIGAAQKNTPSNHPILCQTGNEGNVFSCNLWSDTSFYLQEHKHNGIPIIPGSFYAELGLSAFMESAKPKVALNSVQLSVNFQSPFVLAQKAPEMKVQLECAENETSFTVFSSAAVYASGTVFSKQAGLKPLISLTSIYKRCNSVVSCEEFYRYLSQGGFQYGDVFHNKGDVHYGEELMEAYSHITVPEELKSQLHEYCIHPVILDLLMQLLPVTVAHAFVGRPGFPAKIGSLTVFEPLQDEMVVYLRATAVGVDDFEVCGCITDEDGRVLVEVKHVMIKYLGSSSHVVEEYFYHNVYNVVSEEILSSLPPKALVFCDSLGISKGLQQHIDPGSRYISLSHSRDILNDGFPTLLANLKITDIKNNFDEVLFLWGKEDLTTLAPDKVLENLVDCCEIFRQVVLELKQIQFSNSIRAITYRSSDVTVDYISAGFSISGMTRSFAAEIPNLFFQLIDINSTSVEDIAALGQVLKSYPCEKYPELLVEDGAILKPSIVRTPVQVVDRSEDSCCSPLSEPCVLNTDDAYALTSLCAIPYDTCEDLPINETSVKINLSKICVHSSDYFPQTDSHYKFGHTIYWNKHTSQNHKLIALDFSGTVTEVGKNVKKLKVGDHVVSCYPVVAATEITVPEEVCYKTKRFPFLCKIPCVSYFVLAWEIIHKALPRAKHRLAIISSARDSALVKVLALTSYKSGFTVIVGTQSNGSLVDVSQVDACIILPPFDESVIIKSGNIPGVCNVVVICESQSKCLLAQEASKIVKERVHVQIIQMPAILQKGNLSAQTPHIQHWLKSMKFDRKAFDFESFTFQSVTFKNVNVLPMSVESYFTTSSLAVVALAKDLKGTLSEIPLVQTKKLLFRKRSIYVVAGGLSGLGLETVKFISQRGGGYVVIFSRSKPTSEVQEELNSLEKQCGTCITTMECDVSISEHVKRAIGAIGLRFPGCPIRGVFHSAVVLHDGLIETLNRSLYEKVLKPKVNGALNLHHATLHCQLDYFVCYSSISSFLGNASQTNYAAANTFLDTFCQYRRKQGLPGQSINWGAMNLGLLLNKEHFQRFLEAKGMMVLEVPEVHKSLEQCLVLNRPQQAVCRFHFKNIRYNILSQNVALTMRMSALVEEAFQKSKVEESQSNQKGPVPPKEYVKSLISETIGIDLSELTDDLPLSSLGIDSMQAMTLQNLIFQERGVNVPLVKLLDPNSTISTVADSLNEEETGGQTSGEDGSPRIEDIDDDSTKL; via the exons ATGGAGGAAGATGGAATTGCTGTGGTGGGAATTGGATGCAATTTCCCAGGGG GAGAGGGCTTGGAGAACTTCTGGAAAGTTCTGCTGGAGGGACGGAACTGTTCTGTGCCCATCCCCAAGGAGAGGTTTGATGTGGCTGACTGGTACGACAAGGACGACAACAAAGCCGGGAAATCACGGGCAGCGAAAGCCGCTCTCATCGAAGG GTTCAATGAGTTTGACCACAAGCTCTTCGGTATCAGCGACAGCGAGGTGGAGCAGATGGACCCCCAGCAGAAGCAGCTGCTCCAGTGTGTGTACCGGGCCCTGGAGAACGCCGGGCTGCCCATGGAGAAGGCCAGCGGCTCCAGGACCGGAGTGTTCTTTG gaCTGATGAACAGGGACTACGAGCAGTCTGCCGCACACATGCACCCCAGCGTGATCAACCATTGGACGGGCACGGGCCTGGCCATGAGCATCGCAGCCAACCGGGTGTCCTACATCTTCAACCTGACCGGGCCCTCGCTGTCCATCGACTgtgcctgctcctcctcgctggTCGCTCTGCACCTGGCCTGTCAGGCCATCAAACAAG GAGACTGTGAGATGGCGCTGTGCGGGGGGGTGAGCTGCATCTTTGAGCCCAGGGTGTTTGTGGCTCTGAGCAAGGCCAAGATGATCTCCCCTGAAGGCACCAGCAAGGCATTCTCCCGCCGGGCCGACGGCTACGGGCGGGGCGAGGGCTGCGGAGTGGTGCTGCTCAAGCCGCTAAAGCAG GCTTTGGCAGACCATGACAATATTTGGGGCATCATCAGCAAAACTGCagtaaaccaagatggccgctccgTCACTCCCATCACTAAACCCTCGATGAGCCAACAAGAGGAGCTTCTGCGCAGGATCTACTCCCAGTCCGACCTGGCGATGGTCCAGTACATAGAGGCCCATGGCACCGGGACCCCGGCCGGAGACCCCACAGAGGCGGGCAGCATCTCAAACGCCATAGCAAAAGCCAAACCTTCCGGCTCAGAGAAGCTTCGCATCGGTTCAGTAAAGAGCAACATCGGACACACGGAATCAGCCGCGGGAGTAGCAGGTCTCATCAAGGTCCTCCTGATGATGAAGCATGAAACCATCGTCCCGTCTGTGTTCTACTCCGAGGACAGCGGCAGTGTGGATGCAGCTGCACTCAACATAAAGATCCCCACAGAGCCGGAGACTTGGAAGAGCTCTGGAGTACGACTAGCTGGAGTTAACAACTTTGGGTTTGGGGGAACCAATGCCCATGCAATTGTTAAACAACACACGAAGCTTCACTCCACGAAAACCTGTAAGGCGATGATGGTAAGCAAATACTTTGTCATGTCTGCCAATTCATTAAAATCCCTTTCATGGATGATTGAAGACACCCTTGAACAGATCAGTGCTCAGAGTGAGATTGATCTTGAGTGTCTCGTCTACACGTCGGCTTGTAGGAGGAGCCATATGAAACATAAATACAGGAAAGCCCTCTTAACCTCGTCCTTAGAGGATCTGAAAGACCAGCTCCAATCCACGCTCACTAAAAAGACCTCCCCTTCCTACTCTGATCCACGGTTGGTGTTTGTTTTCTGTGGCAATGGAGTCACCTACCACGGCATGTGCAGACAGCTTCTGGAACACGAGACTGTGTTCAGGGACAAAATCCAAGAGATTGGGGAATATTTTCTCACGTTCAGCAACAAAACACTGGACATCATGGACTACCTTGAGAGTGAGGTGGAGAGTAGGGACTTTTCCAAACCAGATGTAGTCCAGCCTCTTCTCTTTGCCATTCAGGTTGGCATATTCACTCTCCTCCGGCACTGGGGGGTCAAGCCCGATGCCGTTCTGGGACATTCTGTGGGTGAGGTTGCTGCTGCACATTGTTCCGGTCTGCTTTCCCTATCTGAAGCAGCTAAAGTTATCTACACTCGTAGTACTTACCAATGCAGGGTAACAGGAGGGAAGATGCTTGTTATCAGTAACATGGAAGTATCAGGTGTTGAGGATATTCTTCAACCGTATGCTAACAAAGTTTGCATCGCAGCCTTCAACAGCCTCCAATCCTGCGCTCTCTCAGGGGATGCAGGAGCGATAGTGAGCATCCACGATGAGCTCAAGGCCTCAGCCAATGGTCAAAATCTCTTCCTGCGCATACTGGATGTCCCTGCTGCATACCACAGCTACATGATGGACCCGATATTGTCTGAGCTTAGTGAGAGTATTGGCTCTTTGGGCGTGAACAAACTTGAGACAGAGTTGTTCTCTACTGTGACAGGCAAGGAGATGGCGCATCCTGATTTCAGCACAGGAGAATACTGGGCTAGAAACATCCGTGACCCAGTTTATTTTCATCACGCTGTAAGCTCAGCAGCGAAAGGGAAAAAGAACGTAGTTTGTGTTGAGATTGGTCCAAGGAGGGCCTTGCAAAGAAACATCCAAGAAACACTGGGAAACACCACCTCTGTGCTTGCCTCTGTCCTGCCAGAGAAGGACCACGAGACAATGCTCAGTGTTCCTTCTAAGCTTTTTGAAGTCGGGGTTCATGTAGACTGGGACCAGCATTATAGAGGCTGTGAGACAACCCCGTTGCCTTTCCCAAGGTACAAATTTGATTGCTCCGAGAGGGATGTGATCATTGGAGCAGcgcagaaaaacacaccaagCAATCACCCCATCCTCTGTCAAACTGGCAATGAAGGCAATGTGTTCAGCTGCAATCTATGGTCCGACACATCCTTTTACCTGCAAGAACATAAACACAATGGCATACCCATAATCCCAGGCTCTTTCTATGCAGAGCTGGGACTGTCTGCTTTCATGGAAAGTGCCAAACCAAAAGTTGCTCTGAACTCAGTTCAGCTCAGTGTCAACTTCCAAAGTCCGTTTGTTTTAGCCCAGAAGGCACCAGAAATGAAAGTACAATTAGAGTGTGCAGAGAATGAAACTAGTTTCACTGTATTCTCCTCAGCTGCTGTCTACGCATCAGGAACAGTATTTAGCAAGCAGGCAGGTTTAAAGCCACTGATCTCCTTAACTTCCATTTACAAAAGATGCAATTCTGTAGTAAGTTGTGAAGAATTCTACAGATATCTGTCACAAGGCGGCTTTCAGTACGGGGATGTCTTCCACAATAAAGGCGATGTACATTATGGAGAAGAGTTAATGGAGGCTTACTCACATATCACAGTACCGGAAGAATTGAAGTCGCAGTTGCATGAGTACTGCATACATCCCGTTATACTTGATCTCCTGATGCAACTCCTGCCGGTAACAGTGGCACATGCATTTGTTGGCAGGCCAGGGTTTCCTGCCAAAATAGGGAGTCTGACTGTGTTTGAACCTCTGCAGGATGAGATGGTCGTATATCTCAGGGCGACTGCTGTGGGTGTTGATGACTTTGAAGTGTGTGGATGCATCACTGACGAAGATGGTAGGGTGTTGGTTGAGGTTAAGCATGTGATGATCAAATACCTGGGGAGTTCCTCCCATGTGGTTGAGGAGTATTTTTACCACAATGTCTACAATGTAGTCTCTGAAGAAATCCtgtcctctctacctcccaagGCACTGGTTTTCTGTGACAGCTTAGGGATATCCAAAGGCTTACAACAACACATTGACCCCGGATCTAGATAcatttctctctcacactcaaggGATATTCTAAATGATGGTTTCCCTACTCTGTTGGCAAACCTAAAGATCACAGATATTAAGAATAACTTTGATGAGGTATTGTTTCTGTGGGGTAAAGAAGACCTGACCACATTGGCACCGGACAAGGTCCTCGAAAATCTGGTGGATTGCTGTGAGATCTTCCGACAAGTAGTTCTTGAGCTGAAGCAGATTCAGTTTTCAAACTCTATCCGTGCAATAACGTACCGCTCATCTGACGTCACGGTAGACTACATCAGTGCAGGCTTTTCCATCTCGGGCATGACGAGGTCTTTCGCTGCAGAGATCCCAAATCTCTTCTTTCAGCTGATTGATATAAATTCAACTTCTGTCGAAGACATTGCAGCCCTAGGCCAGGTGTTGAAGTCCTATCCCTGCGAGAAGTATCCAGAGTTGTTGGTAGAAGATGGGGCAATTTTGAAGCCTTCGATTGTACGTACCCCTGTTCAAGTGGTTGACAGATCAGAAGACAGTTGCTGCTCTCCATTGTCTGAACCTTGTGTGCTAAACACAGATGATGCTTATGCACTAACTAGCCTGTGTGCCATTCCTTATGACACATGTGAGGATCTACCAATCAATGAGACATCAGTTAAAATTAACCTCAGTAAGATATGCGTTCATTCATCTGATTACTTTCCTCAAACTGATTCACACTATAAATTTGGCCACACCATCTACTGGAACAAGCACACATCTCAGAATCACAAGTTGATCGCTCTGGATTTTAGTGGTACTGTAACAGAGGTTGGGAAGAACGTAAAGAAGCTGAAGGTTGGTGACCACGTTGTCTCCTGTTATCCTGTAGTTGCGGCCACTGAGATCACAGTTCCAGAGGAGGTGTGCTACAAAACGAAAAGGTTCCCGTTCCTCTGTAAAATACCCTGCGTTTCGTACTTTGTGCTAGCATGGGAGATCATACATAAAGCCTTGCCCAGAGCCAAACATCGCCTCGCAATAATTTCTTCTGCTCGTGACTCTGCTCTGGTCAAAGTTTTGGCCCTCACATCTTACAAATCAGGGTTTACCGTTATAGTTGGCACACAGTCCAATGGATCCTTAGTGGATGTGAGCCAAGTGGATGCTTGCATCATTCTGCCGCCATTTGATGAGTCGGTCATTATTAAAAGTGGCAATATTCCTGGAGTTTGCAATGTTGTCGTCATCTGTGAGTCTCAGTCCAAGTGTTTGCTAGCTCAAGAAGCGTCTAAAATTGTCAAGGAGCGTGTCCATGTGCAAATCATTCAAATGCCAGCAATTCTTCAAAAGGGAAATTTGAGTGCACAGACGCCACATATACAGCATTGGCTTAAATCCATGAAGTTTGACCGGAAAGCTTTTGATTTCGAGAGCTTTACCTTTCAGAGTGTGACTTTCAAAAACGTCAATGTCCTACCCATGAGCGTGGAGTCCTACTTCACCACAAGCTCTTTAGCGGTGGTTGCATTGGCAAAAGATCTCAAGGGCACTCTTTCCGAAATCCCTTTGGTGCAAACAAAAAAACTGCTTTTCAGAAAGAGGTCAATCTACGTAGTGGCAGGTGGTCTGTCTGGGCTTGGCTTGGAAACTGTCAAGTTCATCTCACAGAGAGGCGGAGGCTATGTTGTAATCTTCTCCCGGAGCAAACCTACTTCAGAAGTACAGGAAGAGCTCAACAGCCTAGAGAAACAATGTGGCACATGTATCACCACCATGGAGTGCGACGTGTCCATCTCTGAGCATGTAAAAAGGGCTATCGGTGCAATTGGACTAAGGTTTCCAGGCTGTCCAATCCGAGGAGTGTTCCACAGTGCAGTTGTCTTACACGATGGGCTGATTGAGACCCTGAACCGATCCCTCTACGAAAAGGTTCTGAAACCCAAAGTGAACGGTGCCTTGAACCTGCACCATGCTACGCTTCACTGCCAGTTGGACTACTTTGTGTGCTACTCCTCCATCTCGTCTTTCCTAGGAAATGCGTCGCAAACAAACTACGCGGCTGCCAACACTTTCCTAGACACATTCTGCCAATACAGACGGAAGCAAGGCCTCCCTGGTCAGTCAATCAACTGGGGAGCGATGAACCTCGGATTGCTTCTGAACAAGGAACACTTTCAAAGATTCTTGGAGGCCAAGGGGATGATGGTGTTGGAGGTGCCCGAGGTGCACAAAAGTTTGGAGCAGTGCCTGGTCCTGAACAGACCTCAACAAGCTGTATGCAGGTTTCACTTCAAAAACATCCGGTACAATATCCTCTCACAGAATGTTGCTTTGACGATGCGCATGTCCGCACTTGTAGAAGAGGCTTTTCAAAAGTCCAAAGTCGAGGAATCCCAGTCAAACCAAAAAGGCCCAGTCCCTCCAAAAGAATATGTCAAATCTCTAATCAGCGAGACTATCGGGATCGACCTGAGCGAGTTGACAGAtgacctccctctctcatctctggGCATTGACTCAATGCAGGCTATGACTTTGCAAAATCTCATCTTTCAGGAGAGAGGTGTAAATGTGCCCCTTGTTAAACTGTTGGATCCCAATTCTACCATTTCAACAGTGGCAGATAGCCTgaacgaggaggagacaggaggtcaGACATCAGGCGAGGATGGTTCTCCTCGTATTGAGGACATAGACGATGACTCCACAAAATTGTAA